One uncultured Gellertiella sp. genomic window carries:
- a CDS encoding VOC family protein: MAAPDQAIDGILETALYVDDLDRAEHFYGVILGLEKIGRAGNRHIFFSLGGSILLIFNAAETEKPPTPGTLPIPAHGARGPGHACFRVAADRLDGMVGRLQARGVDIEADFRWPGGPRSIYFRDPAGNSLECAEPALWGL, translated from the coding sequence ATGGCAGCGCCCGATCAGGCCATAGACGGCATTCTCGAAACCGCACTCTATGTCGATGATCTCGACCGGGCCGAGCATTTCTATGGCGTGATCCTCGGGCTTGAAAAAATCGGCCGGGCGGGCAACCGCCACATCTTCTTCTCGCTCGGGGGCTCGATCCTGCTGATCTTCAATGCTGCCGAGACGGAAAAGCCGCCTACTCCGGGCACCCTGCCGATCCCCGCCCACGGGGCACGCGGTCCGGGACATGCCTGTTTCCGGGTTGCCGCAGACCGGCTCGACGGCATGGTCGGGCGGCTTCAGGCGCGCGGCGTCGACATTGAGGCCGATTTTCGCTGGCCGGGTGGCCCGCGCTCGATTTACTTCCGCGATCCGGCTGGCAACAGTCTGGAATGCGCCGAACCGGCCCTGTGGGGTCTGTAG
- the rph gene encoding ribonuclease PH: MRPSGRKTDQMRTVSFQRNFSKHAEGSCLVKFGDTHVLCTASLEEKTPPWLRNSGKGWVTAEYGMLPRATGERMRREAASGKQSGRTQEIQRLIGRSLRAVVDLEALGERQISIDCDVIQADGGTRTASITGAWIALHDCLKWMEARSIVKPDRVLKDHVAAISCGIFATQPVIDLDYLEDSAAETDANFVMTGSGGIVEIQGTAEGTPFSETEFLTLLGLARNGISDLVALQKQAISGA; this comes from the coding sequence ATGCGGCCTTCCGGCAGAAAAACCGACCAGATGCGCACTGTTTCGTTTCAGCGCAATTTTTCCAAACATGCCGAAGGGTCCTGCCTGGTGAAATTCGGCGATACGCATGTGCTGTGCACCGCAAGCCTTGAGGAAAAGACGCCGCCATGGCTGCGCAACAGCGGCAAGGGCTGGGTAACGGCGGAATATGGCATGCTGCCGCGCGCGACAGGCGAGCGGATGCGCCGCGAGGCGGCCAGCGGCAAGCAATCCGGCCGCACCCAGGAAATCCAGCGGCTGATCGGCCGCTCGCTGCGCGCCGTCGTCGATCTCGAAGCGCTCGGCGAAAGGCAGATCTCGATTGACTGCGATGTGATCCAGGCCGATGGCGGCACCCGCACGGCCTCGATCACCGGGGCGTGGATTGCGCTGCATGATTGCCTGAAATGGATGGAAGCCCGCAGCATAGTGAAGCCTGACCGGGTGCTGAAGGACCATGTGGCGGCGATTTCCTGCGGCATCTTTGCCACCCAGCCGGTGATCGACCTCGACTATCTCGAAGACAGCGCAGCGGAAACCGATGCCAATTTCGTCATGACCGGCTCCGGCGGCATCGTCGAAATCCAGGGCACGGCGGAAGGCACGCCCTTTTCGGAAACCGAGTTCCTGACCCTGCTCGGCCTTGCCCGCAACGGCATCAGCGATCTCGTCGCGTTGCAGAAGCAGGCAATTTCCGGCGCCTGA
- the hrcA gene encoding heat-inducible transcriptional repressor HrcA, with protein MGLATMKGIEAAAQLDERSREIFRRIVEGYLDTGEPLGSRSLSRLLPMSLSPASVRNVMSDLEELGLIYSPHISAGRLPTQSGLRFFVDAFMQVSDLSGEERASIDRQIRPRDRDQPVESMMTEASRILSGISGGAGLVITAKNDSVLKHVEFIRLEPTKALAVLVGEHDQVENRIIELPAGTTSSQLVEAANFINAHMTGQTLPDLRLQLLNLRSAVRNELDTLSQSLVERGLAVWSGGFDDDKPTQLIVRGRANLLEGVGGAEDIDRLRMLFDDLEKKDSLIQILSLAETGSGVRIFIGSENKLFSLSGSSLIVAPYRDSEDRIIGAVGVIGPTRLNYSRIVPMVDYTAQVLANLSRKAL; from the coding sequence ATGGGTCTGGCGACGATGAAGGGCATTGAAGCTGCCGCGCAGCTGGATGAGCGGTCGCGGGAGATATTCCGGCGCATCGTCGAAGGCTATCTGGATACCGGTGAGCCGCTGGGCTCGCGCAGCCTGTCGCGGCTCCTGCCGATGTCGCTGTCGCCCGCCTCGGTGCGCAATGTGATGAGCGATCTGGAAGAACTCGGCCTCATCTATTCCCCGCATATCAGCGCCGGTCGCCTGCCGACCCAGTCGGGTCTGCGGTTCTTCGTCGATGCCTTCATGCAGGTGAGCGATCTCTCCGGCGAGGAGCGGGCCAGTATCGACCGGCAGATCCGTCCGCGCGACCGCGACCAGCCGGTCGAAAGCATGATGACCGAGGCCTCCCGCATTCTCTCCGGCATTTCCGGCGGCGCCGGTCTGGTGATCACCGCCAAGAATGACAGCGTGCTGAAACACGTCGAATTCATCCGGCTGGAGCCGACCAAGGCGCTGGCGGTTCTGGTCGGCGAGCATGACCAGGTGGAAAACCGCATCATCGAGCTTCCCGCCGGCACCACCTCGTCGCAGTTGGTGGAGGCCGCCAATTTCATCAATGCCCACATGACCGGCCAGACCCTGCCGGACCTGCGGCTGCAGCTTCTCAATCTGCGCAGTGCCGTCAGGAACGAACTCGACACCCTCTCGCAAAGCCTGGTGGAGCGTGGCCTTGCCGTCTGGTCGGGTGGTTTCGACGATGACAAGCCGACGCAGCTCATCGTGCGCGGCCGGGCCAATCTGCTCGAAGGGGTCGGCGGGGCGGAGGATATCGACCGCTTGCGGATGCTGTTTGACGATCTGGAAAAGAAGGACAGCCTCATCCAGATCCTCAGCCTTGCCGAGACCGGATCGGGGGTGCGGATCTTCATCGGCTCGGAAAACAAGCTGTTTTCGCTCTCCGGCTCCTCGCTGATCGTCGCGCCCTATCGCGACAGTGAAGACCGCATCATCGGCGCCGTCGGCGTCATCGGTCCGACCCGCCTCAACTATTCCCGCATCGTGCCGATGGTCGATTATACCGCCCAGGTGCTGGCAAACCTGTCGCGCAAGGCGCTTTAA
- the grpE gene encoding nucleotide exchange factor GrpE — MSEETGTHGADEAEISMAEDTASGEMPGTESRSELDPLDALRAENHDLKDRFLRLAADMDNLRRRTEREIKDAKSYSMAGFARDMLAVSDNLRRALDAIPAEARASADAGLSALIEGVEMTERAMLSALDRHGVRKIEAEGQKFDPNFHQAMFEIPNADVPNNTVVQVVQAGFTIGERVLRPAMVGVAKGGPKEPAGQDNSQTA; from the coding sequence ATGAGCGAAGAAACAGGCACACACGGCGCTGATGAAGCGGAGATCAGCATGGCGGAAGATACGGCATCTGGCGAGATGCCGGGCACCGAAAGCAGAAGCGAGCTGGATCCGCTGGATGCCCTTCGCGCTGAAAACCATGACCTGAAGGATCGCTTCCTGCGGCTCGCCGCCGACATGGACAATCTGCGCCGCCGCACCGAACGGGAAATCAAGGATGCCAAGTCCTATTCCATGGCAGGCTTTGCCCGGGACATGCTGGCCGTCTCCGACAACCTGCGCCGCGCGCTCGACGCCATCCCGGCGGAAGCCCGCGCCAGTGCCGATGCCGGTCTTTCGGCCCTGATCGAAGGGGTGGAAATGACCGAGCGGGCCATGCTCTCGGCGCTGGATCGCCACGGCGTGCGCAAGATCGAGGCGGAAGGCCAGAAATTCGATCCGAATTTCCATCAGGCGATGTTCGAAATCCCGAACGCCGACGTGCCGAACAACACCGTCGTGCAGGTCGTGCAGGCTGGTTTTACCATCGGCGAACGGGTCCTGCGCCCGGCCATGGTCGGCGTCGCCAAGGGTGGCCCGAAGGAGCCGGCCGGCCAGGACAACAGCCAGACGGCCTGA
- the ptsN gene encoding PTS IIA-like nitrogen regulatory protein PtsN: protein MALADLLQDDAIIPALRVNSKKQVLQELAARAARVTGLPEREIFDVILQRERLGSTGVGNGIAIPHGKLPQIKSIAGVFARLETPVDFEALDDQPVDLVFMLLAPEGAGADHLKALSRIARLFRDQDLVTKLRSTESASALYACLTQEQIANPA, encoded by the coding sequence ATGGCGTTGGCAGACTTGCTGCAAGACGATGCGATTATCCCGGCACTCCGGGTAAATTCCAAGAAACAGGTGCTTCAGGAACTGGCCGCCCGCGCGGCGCGTGTCACCGGCCTGCCCGAAAGGGAAATATTCGACGTGATCCTGCAGCGCGAACGGCTGGGCTCGACCGGGGTCGGCAATGGCATTGCTATCCCGCATGGCAAGCTGCCGCAGATCAAATCCATTGCCGGGGTCTTTGCCCGGCTGGAAACGCCGGTGGATTTCGAGGCGCTCGATGACCAGCCGGTCGATCTGGTCTTCATGCTGCTCGCCCCGGAAGGGGCAGGCGCCGATCATCTGAAGGCGCTGTCGCGCATTGCACGCCTCTTTCGTGACCAGGATCTGGTCACCAAGCTCCGCTCGACCGAATCGGCCTCCGCCCTCTATGCCTGCCTGACGCAGGAACAGATCGCCAATCCGGCCTGA
- the raiA gene encoding ribosome-associated translation inhibitor RaiA, which yields MSVRIAGKHMEIGDTFRLRIESQIGDAIRKYFDGGFSGQVIVEKSGSRFSADCRVHLDSGANLHAAGEATDPQVAFDISFERIEKRLRRYKRKLKDHHLGPSNNHGEISYTVMDASHDESEEVPENFAPAIVAESTKKLKTMSVAAAVMALDMTDEPVLMFRSPGNAHLNIVYRRQDGNIGWIDAASITG from the coding sequence ATGAGCGTGCGTATAGCCGGTAAACATATGGAGATTGGCGATACTTTCCGCCTTAGGATTGAAAGCCAGATCGGCGATGCCATCAGGAAGTATTTTGATGGCGGCTTTTCGGGTCAGGTGATCGTGGAGAAGTCGGGTTCGCGCTTCTCCGCCGATTGCCGCGTGCATCTCGATTCAGGTGCCAACCTGCATGCAGCCGGTGAAGCGACCGATCCGCAAGTAGCGTTTGACATCTCGTTCGAGCGGATCGAAAAGCGGCTCAGGCGTTACAAGCGCAAGCTCAAGGACCACCACCTCGGTCCGTCGAACAACCATGGCGAAATTTCCTACACGGTGATGGATGCCAGCCACGACGAGAGCGAGGAAGTGCCGGAAAACTTCGCGCCCGCCATCGTGGCCGAAAGCACGAAGAAACTGAAGACCATGTCTGTCGCGGCCGCCGTGATGGCGCTCGACATGACGGACGAGCCGGTGCTGATGTTCCGCAGCCCGGGCAATGCGCATCTCAACATCGTATACCGTCGCCAGGACGGAAATATCGGCTGGATCGATGCCGCAAGCATCACCGGCTGA
- the lptB gene encoding LPS export ABC transporter ATP-binding protein, translated as MAFLPFGKSGKPDPETPPADLARYQGTLIARGLTKSYRNRRVVNGASLVVRRGEAVGLLGPNGAGKTTCFYMITGLVPVDQGTIHLNGHDVTSMPMYRRARLGVGYLPQEASIFRGLTVEQNINAVLEVHVASRKERARRLDELLEEFHIQALRKSPSVALSGGERRRLEIARALASDPAFMLLDEPFAGVDPISVADIQNLVRHLTARGIGVLITDHNVRETLGLIDRAYIIHAGEVLTHGRADEIINNPEVRRLYLGDNFSL; from the coding sequence GTGGCCTTTTTACCGTTCGGCAAGTCCGGAAAACCAGATCCCGAGACGCCGCCCGCCGACCTTGCCCGCTATCAGGGAACCCTGATCGCGCGTGGATTGACGAAGAGTTACCGAAATCGCCGAGTGGTGAATGGCGCGTCGCTGGTCGTGCGCCGGGGCGAGGCTGTTGGCCTGCTCGGTCCGAATGGCGCGGGCAAGACGACCTGTTTCTACATGATCACCGGTCTTGTACCGGTCGATCAGGGCACCATCCATCTCAATGGCCATGACGTCACCTCCATGCCGATGTACCGCCGCGCCCGGCTCGGCGTCGGCTATCTCCCCCAGGAGGCCTCGATCTTTCGCGGGCTGACGGTGGAGCAGAACATCAATGCGGTGCTGGAAGTCCATGTCGCCTCGCGCAAGGAGCGTGCCCGCAGACTCGACGAGTTGCTGGAGGAATTCCATATCCAGGCACTGCGCAAGTCGCCGTCCGTCGCCCTGTCGGGCGGGGAAAGGCGGCGGCTGGAAATCGCCCGGGCCCTGGCCAGCGACCCCGCCTTCATGCTGCTCGACGAGCCCTTTGCCGGCGTTGATCCCATCTCGGTCGCAGATATCCAGAACCTCGTCCGCCATCTCACGGCGCGCGGCATCGGCGTGCTGATCACCGATCATAATGTGCGTGAAACGCTGGGCCTGATCGACCGCGCCTATATCATCCACGCAGGTGAAGTGCTGACCCACGGTCGCGCCGACGAGATCATCAACAATCCGGAAGTCCGCCGCCTCTATCTCGGCGACAATTTCAGCCTCTGA
- a CDS encoding LptA/OstA family protein codes for MVLSLPNAISISAAFVAATLLLPLAAEAQSQGASSQINGLKLSNDQPIQIESDQLEIKEQEKSAVFSGNVSVLQGTTTLKSGHMIVHYKSGGRSMTAGNTDIEKIDLSGGVLLNSGTQQATGDTGSFVMASQIFVLEGKQVVLSDQQNVFVGCKLTVHANTGEAHLEACGGRVRIQLDPNSQKKK; via the coding sequence ATGGTCCTGTCACTGCCGAATGCCATTTCGATTTCCGCTGCTTTCGTCGCGGCCACCCTGTTGCTGCCGCTTGCCGCCGAGGCCCAGTCCCAGGGCGCGTCCAGCCAGATCAACGGCCTCAAACTGTCCAATGACCAGCCGATCCAGATCGAAAGCGACCAGCTGGAAATCAAGGAGCAGGAAAAGTCCGCCGTGTTTTCCGGCAATGTCAGCGTTCTCCAGGGTACGACGACACTGAAATCCGGTCACATGATCGTCCATTACAAGAGCGGCGGCAGATCGATGACCGCCGGCAATACGGATATCGAGAAGATCGACCTTTCCGGGGGCGTGCTGCTGAATTCCGGCACCCAGCAGGCGACCGGCGACACCGGGTCCTTCGTCATGGCCTCGCAGATCTTCGTACTGGAAGGCAAGCAGGTGGTGCTTTCCGACCAGCAGAATGTCTTTGTCGGCTGCAAGCTGACGGTGCATGCCAATACCGGGGAAGCCCATCTGGAAGCCTGTGGCGGTCGCGTGCGCATCCAGCTCGATCCCAACAGCCAGAAAAAGAAATAA
- the lptC gene encoding LPS export ABC transporter periplasmic protein LptC, translating into MTSTSPAEPPTHFAGNYAAALAHARRVKRLKILLPVAALVISLAFIAVSVFRTYLPENLSIGGVKIENGKIVMEKPAVSGRNDEGISYTMVAERALQDIGNPDLITLQTIKASVPVSKDVLATIAAVEALYNRAVDNLEMTAPFSINLNSGINAMFQSASLDVKAGRMETTAPVAITTKSASIVAQSMKMTDKGRTILFRGGVKVSIEAGAVHKLQK; encoded by the coding sequence ATGACGTCAACTTCCCCGGCTGAGCCGCCAACGCACTTCGCCGGGAACTATGCGGCGGCGCTGGCCCATGCGCGACGGGTGAAGCGGCTGAAGATCCTGCTGCCGGTCGCGGCACTGGTGATTTCGCTGGCTTTCATCGCGGTATCGGTGTTTCGGACCTATTTGCCCGAGAACCTGTCCATCGGTGGCGTCAAGATCGAGAATGGCAAGATCGTCATGGAAAAGCCCGCCGTGTCCGGGCGCAACGATGAGGGCATCAGCTACACGATGGTGGCGGAACGGGCCCTTCAGGATATCGGCAATCCCGATCTGATCACCCTGCAGACGATCAAGGCCTCGGTTCCCGTCAGCAAGGATGTGCTTGCAACAATTGCCGCCGTGGAAGCGCTTTATAACCGCGCCGTCGACAATCTCGAGATGACAGCACCCTTTTCCATCAATCTCAATTCCGGTATCAATGCCATGTTCCAGTCGGCCAGCCTTGACGTGAAGGCGGGCCGGATGGAAACCACCGCACCTGTCGCCATAACCACAAAGTCCGCTTCGATTGTTGCCCAAAGCATGAAGATGACGGATAAGGGGCGAACAATCCTGTTTCGGGGCGGCGTCAAGGTTTCCATCGAAGCTGGTGCCGTGCACAAGCTGCAAAAATGA
- the sppA gene encoding signal peptide peptidase SppA, whose amino-acid sequence MDASLIADRRHLRRKVTFWRIIAFLLVVGVIGAVVHFAGGDLDHRKPHIARISISGIIQDDQELLDRVKSIGENESVKGLIVSISSPGGTTYGGERLFKALRAVSAKKPVVSDVRTLAASAGYMVATAGDMIIAGESSITGSIGVIFEYPQAKPLLDKIGVSLEEIKSSPLKAEPSPFHSPPEEAKTMIRAMISDSYDWFVDLVADRRKMPRADVLRIADGRILTGRQALKEKLIDELGGDDEIRAYFKTRGVDDKLDIIDWKPADTSGLFGIGGMAGALLRAVGLEAFQPSGDFGQLLRGKLFLDGLLSVWQVG is encoded by the coding sequence ATGGATGCTTCATTGATTGCAGATCGCCGCCACTTGCGGCGGAAGGTGACTTTCTGGCGGATCATCGCCTTTCTGCTGGTGGTCGGCGTGATCGGCGCGGTGGTGCATTTTGCCGGCGGTGATCTCGATCACCGCAAGCCGCATATCGCGCGCATCAGCATTTCCGGTATCATCCAGGACGATCAGGAGTTGCTCGACCGGGTGAAGTCCATCGGTGAAAACGAATCCGTCAAGGGCCTGATCGTCTCGATCTCCTCGCCCGGCGGCACCACCTATGGCGGCGAACGGCTGTTCAAGGCGCTGCGGGCCGTGTCGGCGAAAAAGCCGGTCGTCTCCGACGTCAGGACGCTTGCCGCCTCTGCCGGCTACATGGTCGCCACCGCCGGCGACATGATCATTGCGGGGGAATCCTCGATAACCGGTTCGATCGGCGTCATTTTCGAATATCCGCAGGCCAAGCCGCTGCTCGACAAGATCGGCGTGTCGCTGGAGGAAATCAAATCCTCGCCGCTCAAGGCCGAGCCGTCGCCCTTCCATTCACCACCCGAAGAAGCCAAGACGATGATCCGGGCGATGATTTCGGACAGCTATGACTGGTTCGTCGATCTGGTCGCCGACCGGCGCAAGATGCCGAGGGCCGACGTGCTGCGGATCGCCGATGGCCGGATCCTGACCGGCAGGCAGGCGCTGAAGGAAAAGCTGATCGACGAGCTGGGTGGCGATGACGAGATCCGCGCCTATTTCAAGACCCGCGGGGTTGACGACAAGCTCGATATCATCGACTGGAAACCGGCGGACACGTCCGGCCTGTTTGGCATTGGCGGCATGGCAGGCGCCTTGCTCCGGGCCGTTGGGCTGGAGGCTTTCCAGCCATCGGGCGATTTCGGCCAGCTGCTGCGCGGAAAGTTGTTTCTTGACGGTCTTCTTTCCGTTTGGCAGGTTGGATAG
- a CDS encoding integration host factor subunit beta: protein MIKSELVQIVAARNPHLYHRDVENIVNAVLDEITDALAAGNRVELRGFGAFSVKNRPSRSGRNPRTGDSVFVEEKWVPFFKTGKELRERLNPGQPDDDSDSD, encoded by the coding sequence GTGATCAAATCGGAACTGGTGCAGATTGTTGCAGCCCGTAACCCGCATCTCTATCACCGGGACGTCGAAAACATCGTCAACGCGGTGCTGGATGAGATCACGGATGCTCTGGCGGCGGGAAATCGGGTGGAATTGCGCGGCTTTGGCGCATTCTCGGTAAAAAACCGCCCGTCACGCTCGGGCCGCAACCCGCGCACCGGCGACAGTGTCTTCGTCGAGGAGAAATGGGTGCCGTTCTTCAAGACCGGCAAGGAACTGCGCGAGCGGCTCAATCCCGGTCAGCCTGACGACGACAGTGATTCCGACTGA
- a CDS encoding DUF1049 domain-containing protein: MFRKAINIVILLPLAIVLILLSVANRQGVTLALNPFRPDDSVLSLSAPFFVFLFVALIIGILAGSAVTWLAQGKYRRRARMLRDENLKWQKTGSDTAAPPRNRQIEA; encoded by the coding sequence TTGTTTCGCAAAGCGATCAATATCGTCATCCTGTTGCCGCTCGCCATCGTGCTGATCCTGCTGTCGGTGGCCAACCGGCAGGGCGTGACACTGGCATTGAACCCGTTCCGGCCGGACGATTCGGTGCTGTCGCTGAGTGCGCCCTTCTTCGTTTTCCTGTTCGTGGCGCTGATTATCGGCATTCTCGCAGGCTCCGCCGTCACCTGGCTGGCGCAGGGAAAATACCGCAGGCGCGCCCGCATGCTCCGTGATGAAAACCTGAAATGGCAGAAGACCGGCAGCGACACTGCTGCACCGCCGCGCAATCGCCAGATCGAGGCATAA
- a CDS encoding class I SAM-dependent rRNA methyltransferase: protein MKNKERRPGARQAETGPKRSAGASAKPASAKPPHGKASSGKPNGPSRAIVRSGDTQRTLPKKSPAMAERPIPEPKNAEQTGTEQTQRVLTPRIGERPAERVPVILETPGAGDFHLIDSGNGQKLEQYGSYRIVRPEGQALWTPSLSPSIWDKADAVFTGDVEEEGAGRWRFPAQALGETWPLQLLDVDFHGRFTSFRHVGVFPEQIVHWNWMREQIEKAGRPLKVLNLFGYTGVASLVAARAGAEVTHVDASKKAIGWGRENQSLSRLDRAPIRWICEDAMKFIQREERRGNRYDIILTDPPKFGRGPNGEVWHLFEHLPVMLDICRALLSRDALGLVLTAYSIRASFYAIHELMREIMRGAGGVVESGELVIRETGLSRNEPGRALSTSLFSRWVPK from the coding sequence GTGAAAAACAAGGAACGTCGGCCCGGCGCGCGACAGGCCGAAACCGGCCCGAAACGCAGCGCCGGAGCCTCTGCAAAGCCCGCATCCGCAAAGCCGCCGCATGGCAAGGCAAGCAGCGGCAAGCCAAACGGTCCGTCACGCGCCATCGTCCGTAGCGGCGACACGCAACGGACTTTGCCGAAAAAATCGCCGGCGATGGCGGAAAGGCCAATTCCAGAGCCGAAAAACGCCGAGCAGACAGGTACCGAGCAGACCCAGCGGGTGCTGACGCCGCGCATAGGTGAGCGCCCGGCGGAACGCGTTCCCGTGATTCTCGAGACACCCGGTGCCGGTGACTTCCACCTGATCGACAGCGGCAATGGCCAGAAGCTCGAACAATATGGCAGCTACCGGATCGTCCGGCCCGAGGGGCAGGCACTCTGGACCCCGAGCCTGTCCCCGTCGATCTGGGACAAGGCGGATGCGGTCTTTACCGGTGATGTCGAGGAAGAGGGCGCGGGTCGCTGGCGCTTTCCCGCGCAGGCGCTTGGCGAAACCTGGCCACTGCAATTGCTCGATGTCGATTTTCACGGGCGCTTCACGTCCTTTCGCCATGTCGGGGTGTTTCCCGAGCAGATCGTCCACTGGAACTGGATGAGAGAGCAGATCGAAAAGGCCGGCCGCCCGCTGAAGGTGCTCAACCTCTTCGGCTATACCGGCGTCGCCTCGCTGGTTGCGGCGCGGGCAGGAGCTGAAGTTACCCATGTCGATGCCTCAAAAAAGGCAATCGGCTGGGGCCGCGAAAACCAGAGCCTGTCGCGGCTCGACCGCGCCCCGATCCGCTGGATCTGCGAGGACGCGATGAAGTTCATCCAGCGCGAGGAACGGCGCGGCAACCGCTATGACATCATCCTCACCGACCCGCCGAAATTCGGACGCGGTCCGAATGGCGAGGTCTGGCATTTGTTCGAACACCTGCCCGTCATGCTCGACATCTGCCGCGCGTTGCTCAGCCGCGACGCGCTCGGCCTGGTGCTCACCGCCTATTCGATCCGCGCCAGCTTCTACGCGATCCATGAACTGATGCGCGAGATCATGCGGGGCGCTGGCGGCGTCGTGGAATCGGGCGAACTGGTCATCCGCGAAACCGGGCTCAGCCGCAACGAGCCGGGCCGGGCGCTCTCCACTTCCCTCTTCAGCCGCTGGGTGCCGAAATGA
- a CDS encoding RNA methyltransferase — MSDDRQDFGSHGARRVGQVKEITSLANPIIKDIKALAQKKHRDESRTFMAEGLKLVLDALELGWTIRTLIYAKAAKGKPPVEQAAARTVASGGLVLEVSEKVMASITRRDNPQMVTGIFDQRWTQLTSIRPQKDQTFVALDRVRDPGNLGTIIRTADAAGASGVILVGDTTDPFSLETVRATMGSIFALPLARATMEDFLAWKNSAGARVVATHLAGAVDYRTIDYASRPVVLLMGNEQSGIPEALAKGADALARIPQAGRADSLNLAVATGVMLFEARRHLLSLDAR; from the coding sequence ATGAGTGACGACAGACAGGACTTTGGCAGCCATGGCGCGCGCCGCGTCGGGCAGGTCAAGGAAATCACCAGCCTTGCCAATCCGATCATCAAGGACATCAAGGCGCTCGCCCAGAAGAAGCATCGCGACGAAAGCCGCACCTTCATGGCGGAAGGGCTGAAACTGGTGCTCGACGCGCTGGAACTCGGCTGGACCATCCGCACCCTGATCTATGCCAAGGCCGCAAAGGGCAAGCCGCCGGTGGAACAGGCCGCCGCCCGCACCGTCGCGTCCGGTGGTCTGGTGCTGGAGGTCAGCGAAAAGGTGATGGCCTCGATCACCCGGCGCGACAATCCGCAGATGGTGACGGGGATCTTCGACCAGCGCTGGACACAGCTCACCTCGATCCGCCCGCAGAAGGACCAGACCTTCGTCGCCCTCGACCGGGTGCGCGATCCCGGCAATCTCGGCACCATCATCCGCACGGCGGATGCGGCGGGTGCCTCCGGCGTCATCCTGGTGGGTGACACGACCGATCCGTTTTCGCTGGAAACCGTGCGCGCCACCATGGGGTCCATCTTTGCACTGCCTCTGGCCCGCGCCACGATGGAAGACTTCCTGGCCTGGAAAAATTCGGCTGGCGCGCGGGTTGTCGCCACCCATCTGGCGGGGGCCGTCGATTACCGCACCATCGACTATGCCTCCCGGCCCGTCGTGCTGCTGATGGGCAACGAGCAGTCGGGCATTCCCGAAGCGCTTGCCAAGGGGGCGGACGCGCTCGCCCGCATCCCGCAGGCCGGCCGCGCCGACAGTCTCAATCTTGCGGTGGCAACCGGCGTGATGCTGTTTGAGGCCCGCCGCCATCTGCTGTCGCTGGATGCGCGCTGA
- the lspA gene encoding signal peptidase II has translation MVARQSPFSRPLPVLVLVVVAILLDQLAKYAVDHMLPLQERVAVLPFLFFFRTYNLGVAFSMLSGMSGWFIVGMRLLIVGFVLWLWRKTSAGHVLAHPGFALIIAGAIGNLIDRFLYGHVVDFILFSTGNWSFAVFNLADSFITIGAGLVILDELVMKKTGPA, from the coding sequence ATGGTCGCCCGCCAGTCTCCCTTTTCGCGCCCCCTGCCGGTCCTCGTGCTGGTCGTGGTTGCGATCCTGCTGGACCAGTTGGCGAAATACGCGGTAGATCACATGCTGCCGCTGCAGGAGCGGGTCGCGGTCCTGCCCTTCCTGTTCTTCTTCCGGACCTATAATCTCGGCGTGGCTTTTTCGATGCTGTCCGGCATGAGCGGCTGGTTCATCGTCGGCATGCGGCTGTTGATCGTCGGCTTCGTGCTCTGGCTCTGGCGGAAGACCTCCGCCGGGCACGTCCTTGCCCATCCGGGCTTCGCGCTGATCATCGCCGGGGCAATCGGCAACCTGATCGACCGGTTTCTTTACGGCCATGTGGTGGATTTCATCCTGTTCAGCACCGGCAACTGGTCTTTCGCGGTGTTCAACCTCGCCGACAGTTTCATCACCATTGGTGCCGGACTGGTCATTCTCGACGAGCTTGTGATGAAAAAAACCGGTCCTGCCTAA